A window from Actimicrobium sp. CCC2.4 encodes these proteins:
- a CDS encoding (2Fe-2S)-binding protein, with the protein MIKKMMVTFKLNGKSTDVVVEPRELLIHTLREKCLHTGPHIGCDSSHCGACTVDVDGMSVKSCTMLTVQADGSELLTIEGFAQGGELHALQEGFMQEHGLQCGFCTPGMITRAYRLLKENPDPTEAEIRYWMAGNLCRCTGYQNIVKAVQYAARKLRGEPVQTSYPLMETTTH; encoded by the coding sequence ATGATTAAAAAAATGATGGTGACCTTCAAACTCAACGGCAAGTCCACCGATGTGGTGGTCGAGCCGCGCGAACTGCTGATCCACACCTTGCGTGAAAAATGCCTGCACACCGGCCCGCACATCGGTTGCGATTCGTCGCACTGCGGTGCCTGCACCGTCGATGTCGACGGCATGTCGGTCAAGTCCTGCACGATGCTGACAGTGCAGGCCGACGGATCCGAGTTGCTGACCATCGAAGGCTTTGCGCAAGGCGGCGAACTGCATGCGCTGCAAGAAGGCTTCATGCAGGAACACGGCCTGCAATGCGGCTTCTGCACGCCCGGCATGATCACCCGCGCCTATCGTCTGCTGAAAGAAAATCCCGACCCGACCGAAGCCGAGATCCGCTACTGGATGGCCGGCAATCTGTGCCGCTGTACCGGCTACCAGAACATCGTCAAGGCGGTCCAGTACGCCGCCCGCAAGTTGCGCGGCGAGCCGGTACAGACCTCGTATCCGCTGATGGAAACCACGACGCATTGA
- a CDS encoding xanthine dehydrogenase family protein subunit M, with protein sequence MIPRPFEYHAPTTVPAAIALLDQYGDEAKLLAGGHSMLPMMKLRFAEPAHLIDLRKIAALKGIREVGNEIRIGAMTTENELIWSPLLQQKCPLLVEGAGLISDPQVRYMGTLGGDISHADPANDHPALMIALGASFVLTSAAGERVVSADGYFLGLYYTLLEAGEIMTEIRIPIPAAGSGSCYAKLKRKTGDYATAAAAVLLRMQGGVVAEVAITLTNLGETALKANDAENYLRGKPLDDATIREAARLAMAICEPAADLRGDIEYKTAMAGEMTQRALRTALSRCSA encoded by the coding sequence GTGATCCCGCGCCCATTCGAATACCACGCCCCAACCACTGTGCCTGCGGCTATTGCGCTGCTGGATCAATACGGTGACGAAGCCAAACTGCTGGCCGGCGGCCACAGCATGCTGCCGATGATGAAGCTCCGTTTTGCCGAGCCGGCCCACCTGATCGACCTGCGCAAGATCGCCGCGCTGAAGGGCATCCGCGAGGTCGGCAATGAAATCCGCATCGGTGCGATGACGACCGAAAACGAATTGATCTGGTCGCCGCTGTTGCAGCAAAAGTGTCCGCTGCTGGTCGAAGGCGCCGGCCTGATCTCGGACCCGCAGGTGCGCTACATGGGCACGCTCGGTGGCGACATCTCGCATGCCGACCCGGCCAACGATCATCCGGCGCTGATGATCGCGCTGGGCGCCTCGTTCGTGCTGACCAGCGCGGCCGGCGAGCGTGTGGTCAGCGCCGACGGCTACTTCCTCGGGCTGTATTACACCTTGCTCGAAGCCGGCGAAATCATGACCGAGATCCGCATCCCGATCCCGGCCGCCGGCAGCGGTTCCTGCTACGCCAAGCTCAAGCGCAAGACCGGCGACTACGCCACCGCCGCAGCCGCCGTGCTGCTGCGCATGCAAGGCGGCGTGGTCGCCGAGGTCGCCATCACGCTGACCAATCTCGGCGAAACCGCGCTCAAGGCCAACGACGCCGAAAACTACCTGCGCGGCAAACCGCTCGACGACGCGACGATTCGCGAAGCCGCGCGGCTGGCGATGGCGATCTGCGAACCGGCCGCCGACCTGCGCGGCGACATCGAGTACAAAACCGCGATGGCCGGCGAGATGACGCAACGCGCCTTGCGCACCGCGCTGTCGCGCTGCAGCGCCTGA
- a CDS encoding vWA domain-containing protein — MSRRLAARYVGFIGFLRENGMQVASADGADALRVAEQSGQFDASLLRWNLRALLCSRAEDWRRFDGLFDAYFLPPNRQKTVETHAGGAGHVDLAGEAGGLRDSSDGTPLASAGGTDGDDTDGATAQHGASLDEALGQADFRHLHQPEELQALDALMRQFARRLRLLALRREQLASTGRRIDLARTIRRSIAHGGVPLDLAWRKPRTQRPRLVLLLDVSRSMSLYSFFYLRLARALSLLLTDVHCFLYHTRLIGVAEALRDPDAWRAQERLQLLSAGWAGGTRIGDCLAEFNEHHAGRLLHARSAVIIVSDGYDTGAPQRLVSALVGLRRRARRVVWLNPLASRPGYTPSSAGMQAALPHLDLFAPGSDLASIARVLPQLLQALH, encoded by the coding sequence TTGTCTCGCAGGCTGGCCGCGCGCTACGTCGGCTTTATCGGCTTCCTGCGTGAAAACGGTATGCAGGTTGCCAGTGCGGATGGCGCCGATGCGCTGCGGGTGGCCGAGCAATCGGGTCAATTCGATGCGTCGCTGTTGCGCTGGAATTTACGCGCGCTGCTGTGTTCAAGGGCCGAAGATTGGCGGCGTTTTGATGGATTATTCGATGCGTATTTTTTGCCGCCGAACCGGCAGAAAACTGTCGAGACCCATGCCGGCGGTGCGGGTCATGTCGACCTGGCCGGTGAGGCCGGTGGCTTGCGCGACAGCAGCGACGGCACGCCGCTGGCGTCGGCCGGCGGCACCGATGGCGACGACACCGACGGCGCGACGGCGCAGCACGGTGCCAGTCTCGACGAGGCATTGGGGCAGGCGGATTTCCGGCATCTGCACCAGCCCGAGGAACTGCAGGCGCTCGATGCGCTGATGCGGCAATTTGCCCGCCGGCTGCGCCTGCTGGCGCTGCGCCGCGAGCAGCTTGCCAGCACCGGTCGCCGCATCGATCTGGCCCGCACGATACGCCGCAGCATCGCGCATGGCGGCGTGCCGCTGGATCTGGCCTGGCGCAAGCCGCGCACCCAGCGTCCGCGATTGGTGCTGCTGCTCGATGTCAGCCGTTCGATGAGTCTGTACAGTTTTTTTTATTTGCGGCTGGCGCGCGCGCTGTCGCTGCTGCTGACCGATGTGCATTGTTTTCTGTATCACACGCGGCTGATCGGCGTGGCCGAAGCGCTGCGCGATCCGGATGCGTGGCGCGCGCAGGAGCGGCTGCAATTGCTGTCGGCCGGCTGGGCCGGCGGGACCCGCATCGGCGACTGCCTGGCCGAATTCAATGAGCACCATGCCGGCCGGTTGCTGCATGCCCGCAGCGCCGTCATCATCGTCAGCGATGGCTATGACACCGGTGCGCCGCAGCGGCTGGTCAGTGCGCTGGTCGGCTTGCGGCGGCGCGCGCGTCGCGTGGTCTGGCTCAATCCGCTGGCCAGCCGACCCGGTTACACGCCATCGAGTGCGGGCATGCAAGCTGCGCTGCCGCACCTCGATCTGTTTGCTCCCGGCAGCGACCTCGCCAGTATTGCGCGGGTGCTGCCTCAACTCTTGCAGGCACTCCATTGA
- a CDS encoding AAA family ATPase gives MTSARMHTVLTLQRQLQQLGYVAEPGLAATLLLMTAMGRPLLLEGEAGVGKTEIAKVLAQVHQTRLIRLQCYEGLDAHSTLYEWNYQRQLLAIKLLDDDTRSVAEKEQDIFSERYLLRRPLLEAISSPTPVVLLIDEIDRADEAFEAYLMELLSDFQVSIPELGTIKAVSRPIVILTSNGTRELSDALRRRCLYQYVDYPGFEKELLIVETRLPQMPLQLARQVVEFVQALRQMDLQKKPGIAETLDWAAALLQLGVSRFDEEGLDGIMASLSALVKTQADGASLSRVVVQKLAAAC, from the coding sequence ATGACGAGCGCGCGCATGCACACGGTCCTGACGCTGCAGCGACAACTGCAGCAGCTCGGGTATGTGGCCGAGCCGGGGCTGGCCGCGACGCTGTTGCTGATGACGGCGATGGGGCGGCCGCTGCTGCTCGAAGGCGAGGCCGGTGTCGGCAAGACTGAGATCGCCAAGGTGCTGGCGCAGGTACATCAGACCCGGCTGATCCGGCTGCAATGCTACGAAGGACTGGACGCGCATTCGACGCTGTACGAATGGAATTACCAGCGCCAGCTGCTGGCCATCAAACTGCTCGATGACGATACGCGCTCCGTCGCCGAGAAAGAGCAGGACATTTTTTCCGAGCGCTATTTGCTGCGCCGGCCCTTGCTCGAAGCGATCAGCAGCCCGACGCCGGTGGTCTTGCTGATCGATGAAATCGACCGCGCCGACGAAGCCTTCGAAGCCTATCTGATGGAGTTGCTGTCCGACTTTCAGGTGTCGATTCCGGAGCTGGGTACCATCAAGGCGGTGTCGCGACCGATCGTGATCCTGACCTCGAATGGCACGCGCGAATTGTCGGATGCGTTGCGACGGCGCTGCCTGTACCAATACGTCGACTACCCGGGTTTCGAGAAGGAATTGCTGATCGTCGAGACACGCTTGCCGCAGATGCCGCTGCAGCTGGCGCGGCAGGTGGTCGAGTTTGTCCAGGCCTTGCGCCAGATGGATTTGCAGAAAAAACCCGGCATCGCCGAAACGCTGGACTGGGCGGCGGCCTTGCTGCAACTGGGCGTGAGTCGCTTCGACGAAGAAGGTCTGGACGGCATCATGGCGTCGCTGTCGGCGCTGGTGAAAACGCAGGCTGATGGTGCCAGCCTGAGTCGTGTCGTGGTGCAGAAACTGGCGGCGGCGTGCTGA
- a CDS encoding aerobic carbon-monoxide dehydrogenase large subunit, with product MDATIDSKAVPSNEERLAKLEGMGCSRKRYEDPRFIQGKGNYVDDIKMPNMLVGVMVRSPYAHARIKSIDTSKALAHPGVYAVLTADDLKPLKLHWMPTLAGDVQAVLADGKVVFQNQEVAFVVAEDRYIAADAAELVEVEYEPLAVLVDPLKAMAPDAPTVRDDIKDKDVGAHGARKHPNHIFTWDIGDKDKTDRAFDNAEVTVKQDMIYQRVHPCPLETCGCVASFDKIRGDLLVYITSQAPHVVRTVVGMLSSIPESKIRIISPDIGGGFGNKVGIYPGYVCAIVAAIVLGRPVKWIESRTENLTTTAFARDYHMTGELAADKDGKIKALRVHVTADHGAFDACADPSKWPAGMFHVVTGSYDIPNAFVSVDGIYTNKCPGGVSYRCSFRVTEAVYLIERMVDVLAQKLGIDKAEIRFRNFLRKDQFPYQTALGLEYDSGDYEPALRKGLAALDYPALRAEQAARRADPDAATLMGIGICTFTEIVGAGPSKMCDILGIGMFDSCEIRVHPDGSAIARMGTISQGQGHQTTYAQIIASVAGIPASLITVEEGDTATAPYGLGTYGSRSTPVAGAAIARASHKIREKARKIAAHLLEVSPDDVEFDLDRFVVKGAPDQAKSIKEVAWAAYNNVPEGMEMGLEAVDYYDPPNFTFPFGTYICVVDVDRYSGETKIRRFYALDDCGTRINPMIIEGQIHGGLTEGFAVAMGQQLTYDDAGNVLGGTLMDYFLPTSMETPHWETDFTVTPSPHHPIGAKGVAESPHVGSIPCFTAAMVDAFAHLGVTHMNMPHNSFRVWQQSHALNLDQR from the coding sequence ATGGACGCAACAATCGACAGCAAGGCAGTACCGAGTAACGAAGAGCGCCTGGCCAAGCTCGAAGGCATGGGCTGTTCGCGCAAGCGCTACGAAGATCCGCGCTTCATTCAAGGCAAGGGCAATTACGTCGACGACATCAAGATGCCCAATATGCTGGTCGGGGTCATGGTGCGCAGTCCGTATGCGCATGCCCGCATCAAGAGCATCGACACCAGCAAGGCGCTGGCCCATCCCGGCGTGTATGCGGTGCTGACGGCCGACGACCTCAAGCCGCTGAAGCTGCACTGGATGCCGACACTGGCCGGCGATGTGCAGGCCGTACTGGCCGATGGCAAGGTGGTGTTCCAGAATCAGGAAGTCGCGTTCGTGGTGGCCGAAGACCGCTACATCGCCGCCGACGCGGCCGAGCTGGTCGAGGTCGAGTACGAGCCGCTGGCGGTGCTGGTCGATCCTCTGAAGGCGATGGCACCCGATGCGCCGACCGTGCGCGACGATATCAAGGACAAGGACGTCGGCGCGCACGGCGCACGCAAGCATCCGAACCACATCTTCACGTGGGACATCGGCGACAAGGACAAGACCGACCGCGCTTTCGATAATGCAGAAGTCACGGTCAAGCAGGACATGATTTACCAGCGCGTCCATCCGTGTCCATTGGAGACCTGCGGTTGCGTCGCTTCGTTCGACAAGATCCGTGGCGATCTGCTGGTCTACATCACGTCGCAGGCACCGCACGTGGTGCGCACCGTGGTCGGCATGCTGTCGTCGATTCCCGAATCAAAAATCCGCATCATCTCGCCGGACATCGGCGGCGGCTTTGGTAACAAGGTCGGCATTTATCCCGGCTATGTGTGCGCGATCGTCGCGGCGATCGTGCTGGGCCGGCCGGTCAAATGGATCGAGTCGCGCACCGAAAACCTGACCACCACCGCGTTCGCCCGCGACTATCACATGACCGGCGAACTGGCCGCTGACAAGGACGGCAAAATCAAGGCGTTGCGGGTCCATGTGACCGCCGACCATGGTGCTTTCGATGCCTGCGCCGATCCGAGCAAATGGCCGGCCGGCATGTTCCACGTCGTCACCGGGTCGTACGATATTCCGAATGCCTTCGTCTCGGTGGACGGTATCTACACCAACAAATGTCCGGGCGGCGTGTCGTACCGCTGTTCGTTCCGCGTCACCGAAGCGGTCTATCTGATCGAGCGCATGGTCGACGTGCTGGCGCAAAAACTGGGCATCGACAAGGCCGAAATCCGCTTCCGCAATTTCCTGCGCAAAGACCAGTTCCCGTACCAGACCGCGCTCGGTCTGGAATACGATTCGGGTGATTACGAACCGGCGCTGCGCAAGGGATTGGCGGCGCTTGATTATCCGGCCTTGCGGGCCGAACAGGCCGCGCGCCGGGCCGATCCGGATGCCGCCACGCTGATGGGTATCGGCATCTGCACCTTCACCGAAATCGTCGGTGCCGGTCCGTCGAAGATGTGCGACATCCTCGGCATCGGCATGTTTGATTCGTGCGAGATCCGCGTCCATCCGGATGGCTCGGCGATTGCCCGCATGGGTACGATCAGTCAGGGGCAGGGGCATCAGACCACGTATGCGCAGATCATCGCGTCGGTGGCGGGCATCCCGGCGTCACTGATCACGGTCGAGGAGGGCGATACCGCCACCGCGCCGTACGGACTCGGCACTTACGGTTCACGCTCGACGCCGGTGGCCGGTGCCGCGATCGCGCGTGCCTCGCACAAGATCCGCGAGAAGGCCCGCAAGATCGCCGCGCATTTGCTCGAAGTCAGTCCGGATGATGTCGAATTCGACCTCGATCGCTTTGTCGTCAAGGGTGCGCCGGACCAGGCCAAGAGCATCAAGGAAGTCGCCTGGGCGGCCTACAACAATGTCCCCGAAGGGATGGAGATGGGACTCGAAGCAGTCGACTATTACGACCCGCCGAATTTCACTTTCCCGTTCGGCACCTACATCTGCGTGGTCGATGTCGACCGCTATTCCGGCGAGACCAAGATCCGGCGTTTTTATGCGCTCGATGATTGCGGCACCCGCATCAATCCGATGATCATCGAAGGCCAGATTCATGGCGGACTGACCGAAGGCTTTGCGGTGGCGATGGGGCAGCAGCTGACTTATGACGATGCCGGCAACGTACTCGGCGGCACGCTGATGGATTACTTCCTGCCGACCAGCATGGAAACGCCGCACTGGGAAACCGACTTCACCGTCACGCCGTCGCCGCATCATCCGATCGGTGCCAAGGGTGTCGCCGAGTCGCCGCACGTCGGGTCGATTCCATGCTTCACGGCGGCGATGGTCGATGCGTTTGCCCATCTCGGCGTGACTCACATGAACATGCCGCACAACAGTTTCCGGGTCTGGCAGCAAAGCCATGCACTGAACCTGGATCAGCGCTAG
- a CDS encoding SRPBCC family protein → MNVVIEKVFAMPCSADTAWQFLQNIEGVGNCMPGAKITERVDDKNHKGTVSVKVGPASMSFRGNIEVREVDAATRTLHLIGTGSDVTGTSGASMDLVATVKDTGGTTCELVGKSEVGMTGKAAAFGGRVMNSVAEQILKQFAANFALQVEALQSQQIAPAPVQSEMNGLALAWAVVRDWWRGLFAGKSA, encoded by the coding sequence ATGAATGTCGTCATAGAAAAAGTTTTTGCTATGCCCTGCAGCGCTGATACTGCGTGGCAGTTCTTGCAGAATATCGAAGGCGTCGGCAATTGCATGCCGGGCGCGAAGATCACCGAGCGCGTCGATGACAAGAATCACAAGGGCACCGTCAGCGTCAAGGTCGGACCGGCCTCGATGTCCTTTCGCGGCAATATCGAAGTGCGCGAAGTCGATGCCGCCACCCGCACCTTGCACCTGATCGGTACCGGCTCCGACGTGACCGGTACTTCGGGTGCGTCGATGGATCTGGTGGCCACCGTGAAGGACACCGGCGGCACGACATGCGAACTGGTCGGCAAGAGCGAGGTCGGCATGACCGGCAAGGCCGCTGCCTTCGGCGGGCGCGTGATGAACTCGGTGGCCGAGCAGATCCTCAAGCAGTTCGCGGCCAACTTTGCGCTGCAGGTGGAGGCGCTGCAATCGCAGCAGATCGCGCCAGCACCGGTGCAATCCGAAATGAACGGACTGGCGCTGGCGTGGGCGGTGGTGCGCGACTGGTGGCGCGGCCTCTTTGCCGGCAAGTCGGCTTGA